The following coding sequences are from one Anguilla anguilla isolate fAngAng1 chromosome 12, fAngAng1.pri, whole genome shotgun sequence window:
- the med31 gene encoding mediator of RNA polymerase II transcription subunit 31 yields the protein MASAMESEEQARNRFQSELEFVQCLANPNYLNFLAQRGYLREKPFVNYLKYLLYWKDPEYAKYLKYPQSLHMLELLQYEHFRKELVNAQCAKFIDEQQLLHWQHYSRKRTRLQQALAEQQQHSNATAK from the exons ATGGCAAGTGCTATGGAGTCAG AAGAGCAGGCGAGGAATCGCTTCCAGTCAGAGCTGGAGTTCGTTCAGTGCCTGGCGAACCCGAACTACCTCAACT TTTTAGCTCAGAGGGGCTACCTTCGAGAGAAACCATTTGTGAACTATTTGAAGTACCTGCTGTACTGGAAGGACCCAGAATACGCCAAGTACTTGAA ATACCCCCAGAGCCTGCACATGCTGGAGCTCCTTCAGTACGAGCACTTCCGCAAGGAGCTGGTCAATGCACAGTGTGCCAAGTTCATCGATGAGCAGCAGCTCCTGCACTGGCAGCACTACTCGCGCAAGCGTACGCGGCTGCAGCAGGCGCTGGccgaacagcagcagcacagcaacGCCACGGCCAAGTGA